One region of Streptomyces davaonensis JCM 4913 genomic DNA includes:
- a CDS encoding DUF1996 domain-containing protein, producing MGRNNRKRRTPLATKAIAASAALALGGGGLIWANFYASAHESGSEQNQTRSAATQIATIDCPDVGQQLTEVPDQARGEVDGELATLDQQITEAYQRLATTRDAQAGDSSFVQNAILQPLKDRRKAIIDRIQLEINRVGGSASEDLDNLSGCTGTPAQTTDGEANQDGDGQQQDGGDQNGDGQPDDGQQDGGQDQGGNGQGGNGPAADDFVDITQVQANAQLGVGANGLPANGRSGSRGTFTTKCGTNGNDNHNTDNVIVAPGVSNGAHHLHDYVGNQSNDAFASDQDLANAQTTCQNQGDRSSYFWPVLRLQDGTQDFDQNNAGGGTEGNVGKILEPVQAQLKFVGNKRSKVTAMPQALRIITGDAKAFVNGNGNANVNWSCTGFENKVQLKDKYPICPEGSDVVRTTNFQSCWDGQNIDSANHRTHVAFVQADGTCANGFKAIPQLQVRLVYDVPAPTVENGQVVNPYAVDTFPEQLHKPITDHNDFINFFSTRLMNKMVNCINNGARCQ from the coding sequence ATGGGACGCAACAATCGAAAACGCCGTACGCCGCTGGCCACCAAGGCCATAGCCGCATCGGCGGCCCTAGCGCTCGGTGGGGGCGGGCTGATCTGGGCGAACTTCTACGCATCCGCGCACGAGTCGGGCTCTGAGCAGAATCAGACGAGGTCGGCCGCGACGCAGATCGCCACGATCGACTGCCCCGATGTCGGCCAGCAGCTCACCGAGGTGCCGGACCAGGCCCGGGGCGAGGTCGACGGGGAGCTGGCCACGCTGGACCAGCAGATCACCGAGGCCTACCAGCGGCTCGCGACCACGCGGGACGCACAGGCCGGTGACTCGAGCTTCGTCCAGAACGCCATTCTCCAGCCGCTGAAGGACCGGCGGAAGGCGATCATCGACCGCATCCAGCTGGAGATCAACCGGGTCGGTGGCAGCGCCTCGGAGGACCTGGACAACCTGTCCGGCTGCACCGGCACGCCCGCCCAGACGACTGACGGCGAGGCGAACCAGGACGGCGACGGCCAGCAGCAGGACGGCGGGGACCAGAACGGCGACGGTCAGCCGGACGACGGCCAGCAGGACGGTGGCCAGGACCAGGGCGGCAACGGCCAGGGTGGCAACGGCCCGGCCGCGGACGACTTCGTCGACATCACCCAGGTCCAAGCCAACGCACAGCTCGGCGTCGGCGCCAACGGTCTCCCGGCTAACGGCCGGTCGGGCTCGCGGGGCACCTTCACCACGAAGTGCGGCACCAACGGCAACGACAACCACAACACCGACAACGTGATCGTGGCCCCGGGTGTCAGCAACGGCGCCCACCACCTGCACGACTACGTCGGCAACCAGAGCAACGACGCCTTCGCGAGCGACCAGGACCTGGCGAACGCCCAGACCACCTGCCAGAACCAGGGCGACCGGTCGTCGTACTTCTGGCCGGTGCTCCGTCTCCAGGACGGTACGCAGGACTTCGACCAGAACAACGCCGGTGGCGGTACCGAGGGCAACGTCGGCAAGATCCTCGAACCCGTCCAGGCGCAGCTGAAGTTCGTCGGCAACAAGCGGAGCAAGGTCACCGCGATGCCGCAGGCCCTGCGCATCATCACCGGTGACGCCAAGGCGTTCGTCAACGGCAACGGCAACGCGAACGTCAACTGGAGCTGCACCGGCTTCGAGAACAAGGTCCAGCTCAAGGACAAATACCCGATCTGCCCCGAGGGCAGTGACGTGGTCCGCACGACCAACTTCCAGAGCTGCTGGGACGGCCAGAACATCGACAGCGCCAACCACCGTACCCACGTGGCGTTCGTCCAGGCCGACGGCACCTGCGCCAACGGCTTCAAGGCGATCCCGCAGCTCCAGGTCCGGCTGGTCTACGACGTTCCCGCGCCGACCGTCGAGAACGGTCAGGTGGTGAACCCGTACGCGGTGGACACCTTCCCGGAGCAGCTGCACAAGCCGATCACCGACCACAACGACTTCATCAACTTCTTCTCCACGAGGCTGATGAACAAGATGGTCAACTGCATCAACAACGGCGCACGCTGCCAGTGA
- a CDS encoding LuxR C-terminal-related transcriptional regulator: protein MRVVLAEDLFLLRDGLVRLLQAYDFEIAAAVESGPELDAALAELAPDVAVVDVRLPPTHTDEGLQCALRARRARPGLPVLVLSQHVEQLYARELLADGTGAVGYLLKDRVFDAEQFVDAVRRVAAGGTAMDPQVIQQLLTRKAADDRRPLDRLTPRELEVLELMAQGRSNAAIAGQLVVTERAIAKHTSNIFTKLDLEVSDDDNRRVLAVLAYLDQDR, encoded by the coding sequence TTGCGCGTTGTCCTAGCCGAAGACCTGTTCCTGCTGCGCGACGGACTCGTCCGGCTCCTTCAGGCCTACGACTTCGAGATCGCCGCGGCCGTCGAGAGCGGCCCGGAGCTCGACGCCGCGCTGGCCGAACTGGCGCCGGACGTCGCCGTGGTGGACGTACGGCTGCCGCCGACGCACACCGACGAGGGCCTCCAGTGCGCGCTGCGGGCCCGCCGCGCCAGGCCCGGCCTTCCGGTGCTGGTGCTCTCCCAGCACGTGGAGCAGCTGTACGCGCGGGAGCTGCTCGCCGACGGCACCGGCGCGGTGGGGTATCTGCTGAAGGACCGGGTGTTCGACGCGGAGCAGTTCGTGGACGCGGTACGGCGGGTGGCGGCCGGCGGCACGGCGATGGACCCGCAGGTGATCCAGCAGCTGCTGACCCGGAAGGCCGCCGACGACCGGCGGCCGCTGGACCGGCTGACCCCGCGGGAGCTGGAGGTGCTGGAGCTGATGGCACAGGGGCGTTCGAACGCGGCGATCGCCGGTCAGCTCGTCGTCACAGAACGGGCCATCGCCAAGCACACCTCCAACATTTTCACCAAACTGGACCTGGAGGTCTCGGACGACGACAATCGCCGCGTCCTGGCGGTTCTCGCATATCTGGACCAAGACCGCTGA
- a CDS encoding sensor histidine kinase, translating into MTTTETKSRARGMVRAALRGLGLSLVLLPGAVLCYTLALVSISLIPIGIGLITTPWILKGVRAFADWRRVLAAEWGGVQIPSTYRPIPADANPWARTFGMLGDPATWRDLRWLVVDMTAGYITALLPAVLVLYPLEGFALAVGLWRVFPDDYWYGFVPVSDQTSAFGAAALAAALLFVAHRYAVDALQLHFRLTRAVLAPSQAELAERVRVLTETRRDAVDTSAAELRRIERDLHDGAQARLVAMGMDLNTIEMLIEKDPEQAKQLIAQARKSSVDALAELRDLVRGIHPPVLAERGLGDAVRALALRLPLATEVTVELPGRADAPVEAAAYFAVSEVLTNAVKHSGADRIWVDMHHSKGMLRVSVTDNGKGGAVIGAGSGLAGVERRLGTFDGVLAVSSPAGGPTMVTMEIPCALS; encoded by the coding sequence ATGACGACCACGGAGACGAAGAGCAGGGCACGGGGCATGGTGCGCGCGGCACTGCGCGGACTGGGACTGTCGCTGGTGCTGCTGCCGGGGGCGGTGCTCTGTTACACGCTCGCGCTGGTGTCCATATCGCTGATCCCGATCGGCATCGGGCTCATCACAACGCCATGGATACTCAAGGGAGTTCGGGCCTTCGCCGACTGGCGGCGGGTGCTGGCCGCGGAGTGGGGCGGGGTGCAGATCCCGTCGACGTACCGGCCGATACCCGCGGACGCCAACCCCTGGGCGCGCACCTTCGGGATGCTGGGCGATCCGGCGACCTGGCGGGATCTGCGCTGGCTGGTGGTCGACATGACGGCCGGATACATCACTGCCCTGCTGCCCGCGGTCCTGGTGCTGTATCCGTTGGAGGGGTTCGCGCTTGCCGTGGGGCTGTGGCGGGTCTTCCCGGACGACTACTGGTACGGCTTCGTCCCGGTCAGCGACCAGACCTCCGCGTTCGGCGCCGCCGCCCTGGCCGCCGCCCTCCTCTTCGTCGCCCATCGCTACGCCGTGGACGCCCTCCAGCTGCACTTCCGGCTCACCCGGGCCGTACTCGCCCCGAGCCAGGCCGAACTCGCCGAGCGGGTGCGGGTGTTGACGGAGACCCGGCGGGACGCCGTGGACACCTCCGCGGCCGAACTGCGGCGCATCGAGCGGGATCTGCACGACGGGGCGCAGGCCCGGCTGGTCGCGATGGGCATGGACCTCAACACGATCGAGATGCTGATCGAGAAGGACCCCGAGCAGGCGAAGCAGCTCATTGCGCAGGCCCGCAAGTCCTCCGTCGACGCCCTCGCCGAACTGCGCGACCTGGTGCGCGGCATCCATCCGCCGGTGCTCGCCGAGCGTGGACTGGGCGATGCCGTGCGGGCGTTGGCGCTGCGGCTGCCGCTCGCCACCGAGGTGACGGTGGAGCTGCCGGGGCGGGCGGACGCGCCGGTGGAGGCGGCGGCGTACTTCGCCGTCAGCGAGGTCCTCACCAACGCGGTGAAGCACTCCGGCGCCGACCGGATCTGGGTCGACATGCATCACTCGAAGGGGATGCTCCGGGTCTCCGTCACCGACAACGGCAAGGGCGGCGCCGTGATCGGCGCCGGGTCGGGGCTGGCCGGGGTGGAACGCCGACTGGGTACATTCGACGGCGTCCTGGCCGTCAGCAGTCCCGCGGGCGGTCCCACCATGGTCACCATGGAGATCCCTTGCGCGTTGTCCTAG